The genomic interval CCGTTTCACACCATGGCATACATGCCGACAGTGATCAACGAATTGATCCCTAACGGTGTCAACTTTACGAATGCGTTCGCTACCACGCCTCTGTGTTGCCCAAGCCGCGTCAGCATTCTCACGGGGGAATATGCGCACAATCATCAAGTGCTCACCAATCGAATGCCAATGGGCGGGGCGCTGAAGTTCGATGACGCGATCACTATTGCAACTTGGATGAAGGATGCGGGGTATCGCACGGCATATTATGGAAAATATTTGAACGGTTATGATGCTCTTGAACCCAGCGGTTATGTTCCGCCGGGTTGGGACGAGTGGGGAGTCTTTCTCGGCAAGAATCTCGGTGAAAATGAAGATGCGGGTAATCTACAATATTATTCCAACTTCAGCATGTCTGAGAACGGCTTGATTGTCGAGTATCAGGGTCAGCAAGTCAATTTCGGAACGGATGTGGTAACGCAAAAATCAGTTGATTTCATCAATACGGCGCGAAACGATCCGTTCTTCCTCTTTATCGGTTACTACAACCCGCACTCGCCTTATGTCGCCGCGCCTCGCCATACTGATACTTTCCGCTCCGGCTCAGGCTGGGGTTGGTTCCAGTATCGCCCGCCAAATTTCAACGAGGAGGATATTAGCGATAAGCCCGAGTACCTGAACGACATCTCGCCTCTTTCTCCGAGGGAATTAGATGCGGCACACAAGCGGATTCTACGCTCACTCCTCTCTGTGGACGACGGTATCGCGTCTGTGCTGAAGGCGTTGGATAAAGCGGGGTTGAAAGAGAAGACCATCATCGTGTTTTTCTCCGATAACGGAGCCACCCTCGGCGATCATCGCTTTGGGGTCTCGAAGAATTGCGTGTACGAGGCTTGTGTGAAGGTTCCCTTCGTTGTGTACGCGCCAGCCTTCTTTGAAGCGCGGAGCGAGGATCGCATCATCGCCAACATTGACCTCGCCCCCACATTCATTGACTTGGCAGGAGGTTCCATCCCTGAAAGCATTGACGGGTTGAGCCTGCTCCCGTTGCTCAACAACGATCCGGTTGATTGGCGCGAGGATATTTTGCTCGAGCATTGGCCCGCCGAAGAAGGCGTTGGTTCGATGATCCCCGAGTTTTACGCGGTACGAACAATGGAGTGGAAGTATGTGGAGTACGTGACGGGTGAGAAAGAATTGTATGACCTTGTGAACGACCCATATGAGTTGGTAAATCTTGCGGGGAAAAGGGATTATCGAGACATAGAAGCCGAACTGGCGGCGAGGCTGAAAGAATTGAAAGAGGAATGAATTATTGCCGTTTAAATTTGAAAACTTCAACGCGCGTTGGAGTGACGAAGCGCGTCCCAACCCGCGACACAACCTGTTTGAAAGATCATGTCTTGCGACATGGGTTGGTCGTTTTCGAATAACTTGCCCGCGGGGTATTCAGCTCTCAATGAATAAGCGATTTGCGGACCTGTAGAATCGGATGCGATGGTCAGTAGATAGAATTTGCCCAGCGATTGCCAATCGGGTTCAAATTGAATGGCGTACCAATCACCAACAGGGAGGGCGGAGTTGTTGACGAGTTGGTTGACGAGCTCGCGCCCCTGGTCAACATCTTGCAGGATGAATTGTGTCGTTCCAGATGGATCCGCTTCGCTGGCGGTCATCCACACGCGGACTTCGCTTGCGCCGTTACATTCCAGAACGATTTCTTGTTTGAGAGTCAGTTGAGTCGATACTGGCGACGAATAGCGTTCATCGGGCGCCCAATTTTTGTAATTGGGCTGGTAGCATAGACCCGATTGATAAAATTGCGAGCCGCAATTGACATGATAGGAGAGATACATCCCTGTTGTGTAAAAGAGGAGACTCAACACGGAGAGGACGACGGGGAGAGCGCTGGGGATGCGAATCCGCTGGAGGATGGGCAGACCAGCCAGCCCGACGAAAAGAAGCGGCATGACCGTCGTGAAGTAACGTCCTTGCACGCCCTCGATGGATTTGAATCCCACCGGATTGCCGGTGATGTAGAGCAGAATGTACGTCCCGACGTATGAAACAAGAAAGACGAGGAACAATCCAGCGCGGGCGCGAGTTGGAATCGAATCGTTGTTGAGAAACAAGGCGGCGATCAGTGCGGCGGTGAAGAAATAAAAAGTCCATGCGGGGACGGGCCAGTAGGCAAAGCCGTAGATGGCGAGAGAATCCAAAAGATAACTGAACCATCTGCCGCGAATCGTTTGCGTGAGGATGGATAAAAATTCAATCGGTTGTTGCAGGATGAACAGAACTTGCCCGCGAGGGTCTGTGCCATCGGGCAAAGCGTGGAGCTGTGAATAGGCGAGCAGATTCCAGCCGACGACTTCGATTGCAAAAAACACGACGGTTGTTAGAAGCAAGAACAAGTAGCCGTGTCGCATGGTGAAACGCGAGGGAGGAATGATGAGGAAGGGAAGGACAGCCAGAGGGACGATGTTGACTTTTCCGAAAAATAAAATGAAAAATAATAGCGCGAGCCAGCCCCATTCCTTCCAACGGATTTCTTTTTGATTTGCGATGGCGATCGTTCCGCCGATGAACAGAAACGCGATGCCGTTCGAGATCGCGTCCGCGCTGATGGTGGAGGCTTGCAAAATGGCGACAGGCGACGCGGCGAAGATGGCGAGAATCCATTTGCCGAACGGAATGAATCGCACCCCCAGCCATGCGAGCGCTGTGTAACTGATGAGTCCGATCAGACGAATGACATAATACACGGGCAGGGCGGGCAGTCTTTCGCTTCTTCCAAGAAAGCGCATGACCATGGCTTGCGGCAATAACAGCGGAGGCGAATAGACCGAGCGCGTCTCGACAGTTCCATACACATAATCGTACGCGTCCATCGGCAGGCTTCCAAATTTTCCCCAGAAGTCCGCTTCCACCGCGCGGACGATGAACTGCCTGCGATACGAAAGTTCCCAATAGACGGCGGGGAATGGCGTCTTCTCTTCGTTCGGCAAAAACGCGAAGTCGGACATTTGCCAGACGCGCATGAGATGCGTCTCTTCATCGTAGCCCGCGCTGATGGGAAGCAGAAGACAAACGGCAACGCCGAAGATCAGCAACACAGCGAGCAGATAAATTTCCGCGCTGTGCAAGTGTTTGATGGGTGAAAAAAACTGGGGACGTTGTGCTTTCACTGGATCATCTCGACGACGGGACGCACGCTTCGATTCGACGGGTGAGCGGGGTCGCGCTAGCGAGGCGCTCGCAACTCCGCCTTCTTGCAAGATTCGCTATCGGCGCATCTCAGAAAGAATTTCTACCGCGCTTTTCTCGCTTTGCCAGCCTTTTCCCAATTTGTCCCCTAATTTCAGCAATCTTTCCCAAGCGTCATCATCCGATTTAATAGGAGGGGAATACATGAAGATTATCGCGGAAATTGCCTGACCGTTTTCAACTTGATCGGCAACGACGCGTAAAGCCAAAGCCTGTACGCGGGCAATTGCGCTTTCGGCGTCATTGCCATACGCCAGCGTACCCGGCAATTCTTTCACTTCCGCCAGCCAGCGACCATCTTCTTCTTGTTCGTATTGGATCGTTAGATTCATCGGATCTTGCTTTCGTTTGCATCATTATACACGTCAACACTACTCCGTCCTACTGGCAAGGAGAGTAGGGCTACTGCGCTTGAAGTTCTCTTCCACTAATCTACGCTAATCTTAGCAATTTTTTTAGCGGAAATTCGTGAGGATTAGTGGATAATGCTTTTGAAGAGCTTCTCTAATGTGATTGCTCTTCTGGGAGAGGGCTAAACCCTACTTTTTGAGATTGATTCCGTTGGGTGTGATATCAAACGCCCAGGGCTGGGATGTATCAAGGCAGTGGGTTCCGTTCGTCACCATGAAATACTCTTTGGGGTCGGGGTTCCATGCCCACAGGGAATAACATCCTACGATGAGATCGCCGATGACCAGCGATTGACCACTCGTGAGAGTATAGGGGCGGTAACCGCACACACTTTGCGGACCGTTTTGCTGTAGATTCACTGAGACATTGATCGTTCCCTTCGTGGGGTTGTCAATGCGGATCTTGATCTTCTCTCCTTCCAATGAAGCAGGCAGGAGGGTATTAATGCACGGATCACCCGCATACGGATTCGGAACAGGGCTGGGGGTGAATGTTGCCCCCAGCGTTGGCATAGGCGGGAGGGTAGCCGTGAACGCGGGTGTATTCGTCAACGTGGCTGTCGGCGGGATCGTAGCGGTCGGGATGGCGGCTTGCGTCTCTGCCACCAGCGTGGAACCTGCCGCGACGATGGTGCCTTGCAGGTCTGCCAGATTGATCGTAGGTGTAGCCTGCGGTTCACCTGCGCCACACGCGCTGACGATGAGTGTGATTGCGATAAGCATTGATAATCGTTTCATGTGGAGATGTCCTTGATGGTTGAATTATAGTTGAAACCCTCGCAGGCATCTTCCAAACAAGAAAGACACTATTGACCTCAGCGTGTTCGGCACGTAGGCAAAATAACGTATAATGCAAACATGGCAACGCCAACGCTATTTCAGGGTCCGTCACTCAGGGAGCGCAAGCGCGTCCCCATGCAGACCATTCGCGCGATTGCGAAACATATTGCGGAAACGTTCGATCCCGAGAAGATCATTCTCTTCGGCTCTCACGCCTATGGAAAGCCGACCGCCTCCAGCGATGTGGACCTGCTGGTCGTGATAGATACGCCCAAAGGGGATGAATTCGAGAAGTCGCTTGAAATTAGAAAATCACTGCCGCCGCTGAACTTCGGGCTGGATGTTGTCGTTCGTTCACAGAAGGCTATCGAAAAACGCAAGAAGTTGGGAGACTGGTTTCTGGTTGACATCACCCAAAAAGGGAAAGTTCTGTATGAACGAAGTGGCTAAAGAGTGGGTGGACAAAGCCGAGGAAGATTTCGATAGCGCGGATTTGCTCCTCCATGCGGGCGAAGCGCCGTTGTCGAGCCCTGCCTGTTTCCACTGCCAGCAGTGCGCGGAGAAATACCTCAAAGCGTTTTTGACGGACCACTTGATCCGCTTTGAACGAACCCATCGATTGGCGGATTTGCTCGGGTTGTGTATCCCTGTTGACAAGGATTTTAGAAAACTTGCAAGCGATCTGAACAGCCTGGATGGATTTGCTGTCGCCATACGATACCCTGGCGCAACAGTTTCAGCGGACCTTGCGGAAGACGCATTCGAAGCGGCGAAAAGAGTGCGCGTTTTCGTAAGAAGCAAACTCAAACTCAAGTAAGGGGAGTACGCCATGCCCGCCTCTAATTCAAAAACCTACATCGTCAACGACCAGCCGACCGAAAGGGACGCGCTCGATTTCACGCCCTACGTCGAAACCCTCGCGGACATTATCCAGACAGGCAACACGCCGTTGACCATCGGCGTGTTCGGCGGGTGGGGTTCAGGCAAGACTTCGCTGATGCGAATGGTGAAGAACCAATTGCCGAAGAAGTTCACCGTCGCATGGTTCGACGCGTGGAAGTACGACAAGGAAGAAACTCTTTGGCGCGCTTTCTTGTTAAGCGTTTTGACAGCCCTTCGAAGAGAAATAAAAGAGGGACAACCTATTGAGGACTTAGAATATTTGGAAACAATGCTTTACCGAGGCATTGAAATTGAAAAAGCAGGGGGAGTCACAATCGATCTTGCAAAACTTGGGGGCGCAGTTGCAAAAGGAGGCGTCCAACTTGCGCTTTCGTTTATTCCGGGCGGCACAGTGCTAAGTGAGTTCGTCAAAAAAGTGCAACAACTCGGCGCTGAGGCTTTGACCGACGAGGCAACCGAAGCCATTCAACGCGAACGCACAAAGATACAAATTGAACAGGTCCGCTTTCTCGAACAATTTCAAGGTAAATTTCGCATACTTATTGAACAGCATGTTTCAAACAGCGACAAAAGGCTCGTTGTTTTTGTGGACGATCTCGACCGCTGTTTGCCCGAAAAAGCGATTCAAGTGCTGGAGGCAATCAAGTTGTTCCTCGATGTGCAGGATTGCGTGTTCGTGCTCGGCATTGACCAGGACGTGATCGCGCGCGGCATCGAGATGAAATACAAGGATGTCAAAGATAAAAAGGACGCGGAGGGCAAACCGCAGTTCACCATCGAAGGCATCAAGTATCTCGAAAAGATCATTCAACTGCCGTTCCAAATCCCGCCTGTGATTCAGGACGACATGGGCAAATTCGTTGAAGGATTAAGTAACGATTGGGCGCACGAAGACTGTCACAAAGTATTCGCCGAAGGATTGGGCGACAACCCGCGCAATATCAAGCGCACGGTCAACACCTTTTTGATGCTCTCGAAACTGGCGGAGAAACGCAAAGAAAAATTGAAAGAAGCCGTCAAGCCGATCCGTTTGGCAAAAGTGGTTGCGATTCAAGCCGCGCACCCCGACTTGTTCAATTTACTCTTGAAAGAAGAGCCGCGCTATCTGCGTGAGCTCGAAGAATACTACCTCGCCGAGACCAAACTTCCAAACACCTATAAGTCTATGTCATCGGTTCCTGAAAAAGTTTTAGAAGATGCAATAGAGGGAAAGGCCGAAATCCATATTGACGATGCGACAAAGGCCGAACCCCCGCCCGCACTTGTTCCCTTCCTCTCACAACGCGGAAGCGCGGCAGTGCGGCGAATCCTCACCATGAAACACAAACCCGAAACGCAGGATGCCACCTTTGCAGGCTTGTCGACCGATGAATTGAAACTGTATTTCACCCTCACACGCAGCGCCGAAGCGCCGCAAGCCGCGCCGCCTCCCGCCGAAGTTGCAAGGCTGGTGTTCGAGCCGCAGATGGTGCGAATCCCTACTGGAAAATTTTTGATGGGAACAACCAAGGAACAAGCCGCGCAGGTCATCAAAGAAGGAGGTGAAAACTGGAAGGAATGGGTCGAATGGGAACAACCTCAACACACGGTTGAACTGTCCGAATATTTCATCGGCAAGTACCCGATCACCAACCGCGAATATCAAGCATTCCTCCGCGACGTAAAAGATCAATCCCCGCCGCGCGGTTGGGATGGCGACCAGTTCCCCGTGGAAAAAGGAGGGCATCCTGTGGTGAATGTTTCGTGGGACGATGCCAACGCGTATTGCAAATGGTTAAGCGAGAAGACGAAAAAGAATTACCGCCTGCCCACCGAAGCCGAATGGGAGAAAGCCGCGCGCGGCGAGGATGGTCGCGTCTATCCGTGGGGTAATGCGTTTGACCCGAAGAAAGCCAACACAAGCGAATCGAAGATCGGAGATACAACCGATGTTGGCAAGTTTTCAAGCAACGATCCCGCTTTGAGCGGCGATTCGCCGTATGGATGCGCCGACATGGCTGGCAATGTGTGGGAGTGGTGCAATGATTGGTTTAGCGAAAAAGAGTACCAGCGTAGCAGTCCTGTGGATCAGGATAGAACAGGCAAAAATATAAAAGACCCGCAAGGTCCAGAAAACGGTACAACTCGCTGTCTGCGCGGCGGCTCGTGGACCAACGTTGAAGACAACGCGCGTGTTGCGATCCGCTACTACGTCCGCCCGAGCAACGGGTACGACAGTATCGGTTTTCGCGTGGCGCTCCTCCCCAGCGGGTGATCTTGAATCCTGTTCGCGAAGCGTGTTTTCTGCGTTCTGTTTTTTCCTCTCGCCGAAGGCGAGTCGATTTTGAAAAAACGACTTGCCGTCATTGCGAGCCACGAAGTGGCGAAGCAATTCCCAACATTGTTTGGATGATTTTTCGTCAGCCTTTCGGCAGCGCGGAGATCAACGCGCGCAAGGCGGTATTGACCTCTTCCGTTGTCTTGAATACCTTTGCCACATCGGGATCGATCACAGCCACGAGCGGCGCGTCCTTCATGCGGCTGGCAAAGCGATTCGGCTGGGCTTTCTTGTAATCGAAACGATACTCGGAAGCCATATCGGAGACTTTATACGATTTTTTTGCGGGCATTTTTTTCATAATCTTTTATTTCATCTTTCGTCGCGCGGCGGGCGCTGATCATTCGGATCGTATCATCCATCCGTTCGACAAAACACACAAGTATGAGCCTTCTCAGGGTGGAGTAGCCGATGATGATCTCGCGATGCTCCTCCGCCGAGTGTTCCATGTCGTCGAAGATCAACGCCAGCGGATCGCTGAAAACGGTAAGCGCTTCATCGAATGCAACTTCGTGTTTGCGGAAGTTGCTGTCCGCTTTGCGAGGATCCCACGAAAACCTCATGGCGCAAGTATAACCTTATTTCTTTTTCTTCCCCTTCGAGGATTTTGTCTTCGCCGTTCTTGCCTTCTTAACCGCCTTCTTCGCCTTCGCCGAAGATTTCTTCACCGCGACCTTCTTCTTTGAAGCCGCAGACTTCTTTGCAGTCTTCTTTCCTTCTTTCCTCTTTCCACTTTCTATTTTCCCCTCCCCTACAAACCTCCCCGCCTCCCACGCCACATTGACCGAGACCACTTCCTCGCCAGGCTTCACCTCCACCACCACATCACCCTTCGTGGCGGCGCGTTTGCGTAGACTTGCCGCATCTAAGCGAGTTGATTTCGGCGCGCCCTTGCTCAAGTGGATGGTCGCCATGTGGTTCGGTTTGCCCGTCACCACACCGACGAGTTTTTCTTTTTCAGGCAGTTCCCAGGCGATCACGCCCTTGCCGTAACGTCCTTGTGTGGGGAATTCTTTTTCTTCCACGCGCTTTGCCTTGCCGTCGTTCGTGAGCAGGAACACTTCACCTTCCGACGGTAATACTTCCGCGCCGATGACTTCATCTTTATCGTCCAACTTCATGCCGTTGACGCCTGCCGCGACGAGTCCCATCGGGCGCACGTCATCTTCCTTGAAGCGGATCGCCATGCCCTGCGCGGTGACGAGGAAGATATCTTTCTTCTTGCCGTCGGTTAATCCGACAGAAATTAATCGGTCGCCTTCGTTCACTTTGACCAAGACAAATGTTTGCGACGATGGTCCTGGCAATTCACTGATCAAACTTTTCTTGATCATGCCGAATCTTGTCGTGGTCAGCACACACGTCTCTTCGGACAATGTAGATTTTCGTGACGGCAACGCGAACACTGCCGCGAGCGAATCATTTTCCGTGAGCGGCGAGACTTTGTAGAACATCGAGCCTTGCGTCAACTTTTCGGCTTGCGGAATGATATGCGCGGCAACTGCGGCGGCGCGTCCAGATTTCGCCACAAAATAGATCGTGTCTGTCGTGGCGGCTTTCACCAGCCAGCGCGGCGCGTCGTTGCCCGAATGCTTCGGCTGTTTATCGTCGGCGGTGCGCGAGACCAAGCCATCGTCGGTCACGCCGATCCACACTTGTTGTTCAGGCAGAAGGTCGCGCGCGGTCAAGGCTTTCTTCGTCGTCTTGCCGTCTTTCGACTCGCCCAGAGTCACGATCTGCGTGCGGCGGCGGTCGCCATATTGCGCTTTCACTTTCAACAGTTCGTCCGCCACAACGCCGCGCATCAACTTCGGCGATTTCAACAACGTGGTCAACTCTTTGATCACCGCGCTCACTTCTTTATATTCGGTTTCGATCTTCTTGCGTTCGAGCGCGGCGAGTCGGCGCAGTTGCAGGTCAAGGATCGCCGTCGCCTGCAACTCCGTCAGTTTGTAGCGCTTCATCAGTTTGGCGCGCGCAGTCTCCACGTCCGAGGCGGAGCGGATGATGTTGATCACTTCATCCAGATTCTTCAAGGCGACTAAATATCCTTCCAGGATGTGCGCCCGCGCTTTGGCTTTTGCCAGATCGAATTCAGCGCGCCTCTTTATGACGGTCAGCCTGTGTTCCACGTAGACGCGGAGCGCCTGCTTCAACGTTAACGTGCGCGGCTCGCCGTCCACCAGCGCGAGCAGGTTGATGCTGAATGTGGTTTGCATCGGCGTGCGTTTGTAGAGGTCGCGCAAGACGACATCGGGATCGGCGTTCTTCGTCATCTCCAACACGATGCGCATGCCCTGACGATCCGACTCGTCGCGCAGATCGGACAAGCCTTCGAGATAGCCATCGCGCGCGAGATCGGCGATGCGCTCGATGAGACTCGACTTGTTGACCATGTACGGCAGTTCGGTAACGATGATGCGATTCTTGCCGCGCTCCATCTCTTCAACGTGCGCCTTCGCCTGCACGGTGACACGTCCGCGCCCCGAGCCGTACGCGGCTTCGATGCCCTCTTCGTCTTTTTCCTGCACGATGAGTCCGCCCGTCGGGAAGTCTGGTCCCTGCACGAACTTCATCAATTGCTCCACGTCAATGTCGTCGAGTTTCTCCCACTTTTCGATCATGTAGACGAGGGCGTCCACAACTTCACTCAGGTTATGAGGCGGGATCGAAGTCGCCATGCCCACCGCGATACCCGTCGCGCCGTTGACCAGCAGATTCGGAATCGCGGAAGGTAAAACGTTCGGTTCGGTTAATGTGTCGTCGAAGTTGGGAGTGAAGTTGACGGTCTCTTTGTTGAGGTCGAACAAAATATCGAGCGCGGCGTTGGTGAGACGCGCTTCGGTGTAACGCATCGCCGCGGGCGGGTCGCCGTCCACAGAACCAAAATTCCCCTGACCATCCACGAGCATGGTGCGCATCGAAAAATCCTGCGCCATGCGCGCCATCGCTTCGTACACCGCCGAGTCGCCGTGCGGATGATATTTACCCAACACTTCACCGACAATTCTCGCAGATTTTTTATACGCCGAGTCCGCGCGGATGCCCATATCGTACATCGCGTAAAGGATGCGGCGTTGCACAGGTTTGAGTCCATCGCGCGCGTCGGGCAGGGCGCGCGCCACGATCACGCTCATCGCATAATCGAGGTACGCCTGTTGCATTTCGGTGTCAATGTCTATTTTGCGGATTAGTCCAAGTTCCATAGTTGCTCCAAATTTTTAAACACGAAGGACACGAAGTACACAAAGGTTTTAACTTCGTGTCCTTTGTGCCCTTGGTGGTCGAGTCTCTTTGAAAGTATGTTCTATTGCGGGGACAATCTTACGGGGAAAGAGAGGATGCGTCAAGGAACGATGCTCATTGTTGAACGGAATCGCTCATGGGATGTAGGAGAGGGATTTGGTCACACACTGTCCGCGCAAATCTGAGTCGGTGCATAGGGTGATCGAAATGGACATGTTGTGCGAGTTCAGGTTGAACGGGAAGGTGGGCGTGCTGATGCGCACTGTGCCGCCCTGGATCAAATAATCGGCGGGTTCCTGCGCTCCGCCGCAACCGTCTACGAAAGTGAAATCGTTCGCGGTGGCAGAGCGGAAAGTGGTTGTGTCGAGGTCGCGCACGGTGAGGCTGACGGATTCGAAAAGCTGGTCGCTGATGCTCTTCAGGCGAATATCGGACCAGAAGTCGTTGGAGCATTTGCCCATGCCCAGATAAGTGATTTCGAAATCTGCGGGTCGAGCGAAGGGGGGCGTTTGCACAAGAAGCATTGCGTAGTTGCCGGTAACCGATGCGTATTCGCCGGACATCCAGCAAAATTCCGCGCCCACATCCG from Candidatus Defluviilinea gracilis carries:
- a CDS encoding sulfatase; this encodes MHRKIIFPLLVVLFASCAPPATFTPQPPVAFTPPANYLPTIFDIVVESTASQERLNDSRPNIIVIMTDDQPFHTMAYMPTVINELIPNGVNFTNAFATTPLCCPSRVSILTGEYAHNHQVLTNRMPMGGALKFDDAITIATWMKDAGYRTAYYGKYLNGYDALEPSGYVPPGWDEWGVFLGKNLGENEDAGNLQYYSNFSMSENGLIVEYQGQQVNFGTDVVTQKSVDFINTARNDPFFLFIGYYNPHSPYVAAPRHTDTFRSGSGWGWFQYRPPNFNEEDISDKPEYLNDISPLSPRELDAAHKRILRSLLSVDDGIASVLKALDKAGLKEKTIIVFFSDNGATLGDHRFGVSKNCVYEACVKVPFVVYAPAFFEARSEDRIIANIDLAPTFIDLAGGSIPESIDGLSLLPLLNNDPVDWREDILLEHWPAEEGVGSMIPEFYAVRTMEWKYVEYVTGEKELYDLVNDPYELVNLAGKRDYRDIEAELAARLKELKEE
- a CDS encoding DUF2142 domain-containing protein, with translation MKAQRPQFFSPIKHLHSAEIYLLAVLLIFGVAVCLLLPISAGYDEETHLMRVWQMSDFAFLPNEEKTPFPAVYWELSYRRQFIVRAVEADFWGKFGSLPMDAYDYVYGTVETRSVYSPPLLLPQAMVMRFLGRSERLPALPVYYVIRLIGLISYTALAWLGVRFIPFGKWILAIFAASPVAILQASTISADAISNGIAFLFIGGTIAIANQKEIRWKEWGWLALLFFILFFGKVNIVPLAVLPFLIIPPSRFTMRHGYLFLLLTTVVFFAIEVVGWNLLAYSQLHALPDGTDPRGQVLFILQQPIEFLSILTQTIRGRWFSYLLDSLAIYGFAYWPVPAWTFYFFTAALIAALFLNNDSIPTRARAGLFLVFLVSYVGTYILLYITGNPVGFKSIEGVQGRYFTTVMPLLFVGLAGLPILQRIRIPSALPVVLSVLSLLFYTTGMYLSYHVNCGSQFYQSGLCYQPNYKNWAPDERYSSPVSTQLTLKQEIVLECNGASEVRVWMTASEADPSGTTQFILQDVDQGRELVNQLVNNSALPVGDWYAIQFEPDWQSLGKFYLLTIASDSTGPQIAYSLRAEYPAGKLFENDQPMSQDMIFQTGCVAGWDALRHSNAR
- a CDS encoding nucleotidyltransferase domain-containing protein, with the protein product MATPTLFQGPSLRERKRVPMQTIRAIAKHIAETFDPEKIILFGSHAYGKPTASSDVDLLVVIDTPKGDEFEKSLEIRKSLPPLNFGLDVVVRSQKAIEKRKKLGDWFLVDITQKGKVLYERSG
- a CDS encoding HEPN domain-containing protein, which gives rise to MNEVAKEWVDKAEEDFDSADLLLHAGEAPLSSPACFHCQQCAEKYLKAFLTDHLIRFERTHRLADLLGLCIPVDKDFRKLASDLNSLDGFAVAIRYPGATVSADLAEDAFEAAKRVRVFVRSKLKLK
- a CDS encoding SUMF1/EgtB/PvdO family nonheme iron enzyme; protein product: MPASNSKTYIVNDQPTERDALDFTPYVETLADIIQTGNTPLTIGVFGGWGSGKTSLMRMVKNQLPKKFTVAWFDAWKYDKEETLWRAFLLSVLTALRREIKEGQPIEDLEYLETMLYRGIEIEKAGGVTIDLAKLGGAVAKGGVQLALSFIPGGTVLSEFVKKVQQLGAEALTDEATEAIQRERTKIQIEQVRFLEQFQGKFRILIEQHVSNSDKRLVVFVDDLDRCLPEKAIQVLEAIKLFLDVQDCVFVLGIDQDVIARGIEMKYKDVKDKKDAEGKPQFTIEGIKYLEKIIQLPFQIPPVIQDDMGKFVEGLSNDWAHEDCHKVFAEGLGDNPRNIKRTVNTFLMLSKLAEKRKEKLKEAVKPIRLAKVVAIQAAHPDLFNLLLKEEPRYLRELEEYYLAETKLPNTYKSMSSVPEKVLEDAIEGKAEIHIDDATKAEPPPALVPFLSQRGSAAVRRILTMKHKPETQDATFAGLSTDELKLYFTLTRSAEAPQAAPPPAEVARLVFEPQMVRIPTGKFLMGTTKEQAAQVIKEGGENWKEWVEWEQPQHTVELSEYFIGKYPITNREYQAFLRDVKDQSPPRGWDGDQFPVEKGGHPVVNVSWDDANAYCKWLSEKTKKNYRLPTEAEWEKAARGEDGRVYPWGNAFDPKKANTSESKIGDTTDVGKFSSNDPALSGDSPYGCADMAGNVWEWCNDWFSEKEYQRSSPVDQDRTGKNIKDPQGPENGTTRCLRGGSWTNVEDNARVAIRYYVRPSNGYDSIGFRVALLPSG
- a CDS encoding BrnT family toxin codes for the protein MRFSWDPRKADSNFRKHEVAFDEALTVFSDPLALIFDDMEHSAEEHREIIIGYSTLRRLILVCFVERMDDTIRMISARRATKDEIKDYEKNARKKIV
- the gyrA gene encoding DNA gyrase subunit A; this translates as MELGLIRKIDIDTEMQQAYLDYAMSVIVARALPDARDGLKPVQRRILYAMYDMGIRADSAYKKSARIVGEVLGKYHPHGDSAVYEAMARMAQDFSMRTMLVDGQGNFGSVDGDPPAAMRYTEARLTNAALDILFDLNKETVNFTPNFDDTLTEPNVLPSAIPNLLVNGATGIAVGMATSIPPHNLSEVVDALVYMIEKWEKLDDIDVEQLMKFVQGPDFPTGGLIVQEKDEEGIEAAYGSGRGRVTVQAKAHVEEMERGKNRIIVTELPYMVNKSSLIERIADLARDGYLEGLSDLRDESDRQGMRIVLEMTKNADPDVVLRDLYKRTPMQTTFSINLLALVDGEPRTLTLKQALRVYVEHRLTVIKRRAEFDLAKAKARAHILEGYLVALKNLDEVINIIRSASDVETARAKLMKRYKLTELQATAILDLQLRRLAALERKKIETEYKEVSAVIKELTTLLKSPKLMRGVVADELLKVKAQYGDRRRTQIVTLGESKDGKTTKKALTARDLLPEQQVWIGVTDDGLVSRTADDKQPKHSGNDAPRWLVKAATTDTIYFVAKSGRAAAVAAHIIPQAEKLTQGSMFYKVSPLTENDSLAAVFALPSRKSTLSEETCVLTTTRFGMIKKSLISELPGPSSQTFVLVKVNEGDRLISVGLTDGKKKDIFLVTAQGMAIRFKEDDVRPMGLVAAGVNGMKLDDKDEVIGAEVLPSEGEVFLLTNDGKAKRVEEKEFPTQGRYGKGVIAWELPEKEKLVGVVTGKPNHMATIHLSKGAPKSTRLDAASLRKRAATKGDVVVEVKPGEEVVSVNVAWEAGRFVGEGKIESGKRKEGKKTAKKSAASKKKVAVKKSSAKAKKAVKKARTAKTKSSKGKKKK